Proteins encoded by one window of Marixanthomonas sp. SCSIO 43207:
- a CDS encoding GreA/GreB family elongation factor, which yields MKYGSIIIEKKEYVFLKRLLNVSGYAQESETKRSLQKFNEELQHAQIVDEEDMPEDVIRFNSKVTVSSEKGWERTIQIVTPVEKDFSNNKISFLTPMGSALFGYSANDTVIWDFPKGTQQLKIVAVSQEKNTTNRKISI from the coding sequence ATGAAGTATGGAAGTATAATCATTGAGAAAAAAGAGTATGTTTTTTTAAAACGCTTACTCAATGTTTCAGGCTATGCACAAGAATCTGAAACAAAAAGGTCACTTCAAAAATTTAATGAAGAACTGCAACACGCACAGATTGTAGATGAAGAAGATATGCCTGAAGACGTCATAAGGTTTAACAGTAAAGTAACCGTATCATCTGAAAAAGGTTGGGAACGAACCATACAAATTGTAACTCCGGTTGAGAAGGATTTTTCTAATAATAAAATTTCTTTTTTAACCCCTATGGGTTCAGCTTTATTTGGCTATTCAGCAAATGACACTGTAATTTGGGATTTTCCTAAAGGTACGCAACAGCTTAAAATTGTTGCTGTTTCTCAAGAGAAAAATACAACTAATAGAAAAATATCTATCTAA
- a CDS encoding Glu/Leu/Phe/Val dehydrogenase: MIATSTVEKQKQQKARGMMDNVMKQFHSAADKIELHPSIRKILSITNNEIVVNFPVKMDNGDVEVFTGYRVQHNNALGPYKGGLRYHPTVDIDAARALAMWMTWKTSLAGLPYGGGKGGIQLDPKKYSQSELERITRRFTFALADNIGPEHDIPAPDVNTNSQTMAWMADTYMSTRPPAKRSANQHVVTGKPAGSGGLEGRDRATGYGVFLNIKFWAERNNEDLNGKKFIVQGFGNVGYWAAHFLENEGAKLVAVQDASGSIHNQKGINVEDLFNYSKVNNGGIGNFPEADELDNKDFFSIACDICIPAALGNQITKDNAPNIQARLIAEGANGPTNVDGEKILLERGITVIPDILCNSGGVVASYFEWLQNRNGELWQLSEVMTKLDKKMKESFSKVYEYSERESMDMRTAAYCLAIQRIERAYVDRGIFP, from the coding sequence ATGATAGCAACATCAACGGTTGAAAAACAAAAGCAACAAAAAGCACGTGGTATGATGGATAATGTTATGAAACAGTTCCATAGTGCAGCAGATAAAATTGAATTACACCCAAGTATTCGAAAAATATTGAGTATTACAAACAATGAAATTGTAGTAAACTTTCCGGTAAAAATGGATAATGGTGATGTAGAAGTGTTTACTGGGTACAGAGTACAACACAATAATGCCTTAGGTCCTTATAAAGGAGGATTGCGATACCATCCTACAGTAGATATAGACGCAGCACGAGCATTGGCAATGTGGATGACCTGGAAAACATCTTTGGCAGGTTTACCCTATGGAGGTGGCAAAGGAGGGATTCAATTAGACCCAAAAAAATATTCACAAAGTGAACTAGAGCGTATTACACGTAGATTCACCTTTGCACTAGCAGATAATATAGGTCCAGAACACGATATACCAGCACCAGATGTAAATACCAATAGCCAAACTATGGCTTGGATGGCAGATACCTATATGAGTACAAGACCCCCTGCAAAACGTTCTGCAAACCAGCATGTTGTTACGGGTAAACCTGCAGGAAGTGGTGGGCTAGAAGGACGTGATCGTGCTACAGGTTACGGTGTTTTTTTAAATATAAAATTTTGGGCAGAGAGAAATAATGAAGATTTAAATGGTAAAAAATTCATCGTTCAAGGATTTGGTAATGTTGGGTATTGGGCTGCTCATTTTCTTGAAAATGAAGGAGCAAAACTTGTTGCAGTGCAAGATGCTTCCGGAAGTATACACAATCAAAAAGGTATTAATGTAGAAGATCTTTTTAATTATAGTAAAGTCAATAATGGCGGGATTGGTAATTTTCCCGAAGCCGATGAACTTGACAACAAAGATTTCTTCAGCATAGCTTGTGACATTTGTATTCCTGCGGCATTAGGTAATCAAATAACCAAAGATAATGCACCAAATATACAAGCAAGATTAATTGCTGAAGGAGCTAATGGACCAACAAATGTAGATGGTGAAAAAATTCTATTAGAACGAGGCATCACTGTTATTCCTGATATTTTATGTAATTCTGGTGGAGTAGTAGCAAGCTACTTTGAATGGTTACAAAATAGAAACGGCGAGCTTTGGCAATTAAGTGAAGTAATGACCAAGCTAGATAAAAAAATGAAAGAATCGTTCAGTAAAGTATATGAGTATTCAGAGAGAGAGTCTATGGATATGCGTACAGCTGCATATTGTCTTGCTATACAACGCATAGAAAGAGCTTATGTAGATCGCGGCATTTTCCCATAA